From Aspergillus chevalieri M1 DNA, chromosome 4, nearly complete sequence, a single genomic window includes:
- the TBF1 gene encoding putative MYB DNA binding protein (Tbf1) (COG:K;~EggNog:ENOG410PG9K;~InterPro:IPR013867,IPR001005,IPR009057,IPR017930;~PFAM:PF08558;~go_function: GO:0042162 - telomeric DNA binding [Evidence IEA];~go_function: GO:0042803 - protein homodimerization activity [Evidence IEA]), which translates to MVNTRGARPSIDGQDPSDVPPSPSAPVDDKADVKQSHPLENDEHGSISPRASKKRKIEPEDDDTPFSTQPTRLPHDTAGNQIEEELASALGAGMVDPNERPADNGPSQSENSAESATAPGTGTDMDTDMATVISSIMNHAERVEEQCAMGEQQLGEDTSNQEVPKGVVFVKANSHLKIQSLPILDNLSTQILSLLAKSSYQDITSLVSEPESENGQAYATMRSLFDHTKKVYSTKKSFLSPVELELTEPAQVDVIRKANLASFVSSIFGTQEIGFSELNENFIDVFVPEGGRLLKVQGALFLELKTQAFIASMNSNERTRTEILFDLFPEDLEQRLMERHTANRALAPSEADFAKRAASRRDILLADINNEEALKALPDKYHWEDFLRDLSSYITKNFDSISHQQTKKATKGRQPSQSSGDAQENQGAPLQSQFSVAPQPPDVPVDKNMHGDLVARAARAAQIALQGHGLRRSQQQSQQQQQQQQQPQPQAPPQPQPPQPGQQPQPYHPPQQSQPQQQPGQVPPSYSMPPPQHSYSQSPVPQGYQPQQQHQQPPGQLTFQQSPLQANFQHYNHGAPMSGRPTPGPGAPANHGYMPGIPHYSQSQPTQVLYERARMAASAKSSPSSRKSGLPSQRRPWTTEEENALMAGLDRVKGPHWSQILAMFGPGGTISEALKDRNQVQLKDKARNLKLFFLKSGIEVPYYLKFVTGELKTRAPAQAAKREARERQKKQGEEDKAHVEGIKGMMALAGAHSQPVAINHGHEATMSASPLPPSHHDNQFDQTAEQNLMQTLGQEVHGESFGQPQHHQHQDQLNSGMHMGQ; encoded by the exons ATGGTGAATACTCGAGGTGCAAGGCCGTCTATCGATGGCCAAGACCCTTCCGATGTGCCTCCATCACCTTCTGCTCCGGTCGATGACAAAG CCGACGTGAAACAGTCCCACCCCCTCGAAAACGATGAACACGGATCAATCTCCCCTCGCGCAtcgaagaagcgcaagatcGAACCCGAAGATGACGATACGCCCTTCTCAACACAACCAACTCGGTTGCCACATGACACAGCAGGGAATCAAATTGAGGAGGAGCTAGCCTCGGCGTTGGGCGCGGGCATGGTCGACCCCAATGAACGTCCGGCCGATAATGGCCCCAGCCAGAGTGAGAACTCTGCAGAGAGCGCCACGGCCCCTGGTACGGGCACTGACATGGATACGGATATGGCTACAGTGATCTCAAGCATTATGAATCATGCCGAACGGGTCGAAGAACAGTGTGCAATGGGAGAGCAGCAGCTGGGCGAGGACACGTCGAACCAGGAGGTTCCCAAGGGCGTGGTGTTTGTCAAGGCAAACTCTCACCTCAAGATTCAGAGTCTTCCTATCCTGGACAACTTG TCCACGCAAATTCTATCTCTGCTTGCCAAGTCTTCCTATCAGGACATTACCTCCCTCGTTTCCGAACCCGAATccgagaatggacaagcctATGCGACCATGCGTTCCCTATTCGACCACACAAAGAAGGTTTACTCGACCAAGAAATCCTTCCTTTCGCCTGTGGAGCTTGAGCTCACAGAACCCGCCCAAGTTGATGTCATTCGAAAGGCGAACCTGGCCTCGTTCGTGTCGAGCATCTTCGGCACCCAGGAGATTGGCTTCTCCGAGCTGAACGAAAATTTCATCGACGTTTTTGTTCCGGAAGGTGGCCGTCTGCTCAAGGTCCAGGGTGCGTTGTTCCTGGAACTCAAGACCCAGGCATTTATCGCCTCGATGAACAGCAATGAAAGAACAAGAACCGAGATCCTATTTGATTTGTTTCCCGAAGACCTCGAACAGCGTCTGATGGAGAGACACACTGCGAATCGCGCGTTGGCTCCAAGCGAAGCGGACTTTGCGAAGCGGGCAGCATCTCGTCGTGATATCCTTCTTGCTGATATTAACAATGAAGAAGCGCTCAAAGCTTTACCGGACAAGTACCACTGGGAGGATTTCCTACGGGACTTGAGCTCTTATATTACCAAGAATTTTGATTCCATAAGCCACCAGCAG ACCAAAAAAGCAACCAAGGGGCGACAACCATCCCAGTCAAGTGGAGATGCACAAGAGAACCAGGGCGCTCCTCTGCAGAGTCAATTTTCTGTTGCTCCACAGCCACCAGATGTCCCCGTCGACAAGAATATGCATGGTGACCTTGTTGCTCGTGCCGCTCGTGCGGCCCAGATTGCCTTGCAAGGTCATGGACTGAGACGCTCCCAACAACAGtcccagcagcaacaacagcaacagcaacagccgcAACCACAAGCGCCACCGCAGCCACAACCACCACAGCCGGGCCAACAACCCCAGCCATATCACCCGCCACAGCAGAGCCAGCCTCAGCAGCAACCAGGACAGGTTCCTCCCAGCTATTCTATGCCGCCACCTCAACACTCCTATTCACAAAGTCCAGTTCCACAGGGATACCAGCCACAGCAACAACATCAGCAACCGCCAGGACAATTGACTTTCCAGCAAAGTCCTCTCCAGGCCAACTTCCAGCACTACAACCACGGCGCGCCCATGTCCGGTCGGCCAACACCTGGCCCTGGCGCGCCTGCTAATCATGGTTACATGCCTGGCATCCCTCACTACTCTCAGTCTCAGCCTACGCAAGTGCTGTACGAGCGTGCTCGCATGGCCGCATCGGCGAAGTCATCACCAAGTAGCCGCAAATCCGGCTTACCAAGCCAACGGCGGCCGTGGACGACTGAGGAGGAAAATGCCCTGATGGCCGGCCTGGATCGGGTCAAGGGACCACACTGGAGTCAGATCCTTGCCATGTTCGGTCCCGGAGGAACTATCAGTGAAGCATTGAAAGACCGCAACCAGGTCCAACTCAAGGACAAAGCTCGTAACCTCAAACTGTTCTTCCTGAAGAGCGGCATCGAAGTCCCGTACTATCTCAAGTTCGTCACAGGTGAACTGAAGACTCGTGCACCCGCTCAGGCAGCCAAGCGCGAAGCACGGGAGCGACAGAAGAAGCAGGGCGAAGAGGACAAAGCGCACGTCGAAGGAATCAAGGGAATGATGGCCCTCGCGGGCGCACACTCTCAACCCGTTGCTATCAATCATGGCCACGAAGCGACGATGTCTGcgtctcctcttcctccgagTCACCACGACAATCAGTTTGACCAGACCGCCGAACAGAATCTCATGCAAACTCTCGGTCAGGAGGTGCATGGCGAGTCATTCGGGCAGcctcaacaccatcaacatcaggATCAACTCAACTCGGGAATGCATATGGGACAGTAG
- a CDS encoding uncharacterized protein (COG:S;~EggNog:ENOG410PQIH;~InterPro:IPR018606;~PFAM:PF09692;~go_component: GO:0033167 - ARC complex [Evidence IEA];~go_process: GO:0031047 - gene silencing by RNA [Evidence IEA]) encodes MEVPGDSQIQSQGLRIRTVTNDNPQPDSPKEDTRSAADPSQQLRVGDADEEGNEENNITVDWVHPTRQEKKKKWRSKKSKSKRGRTKPTGFEEYYVDAPITPEQYSQERDIYDETRPIIHRMEDAILRFQKNRRIESDRREIFTKYLAYGGVDVGPKMFGGVDDHDLREMDNEEILLTRGQASIAQERADLVIDFNAVVKGYLTSYFPYYFNPESEDMIKMAIVTIRNFLSYLMYHDVCPEYNANIDEARKSCDIAGKELWRNQQLTAKSPGDFNRASSTLFGGFFFDNYVEDDQWLNPKDDTVRMTNEIARKVVKFALVGAGTDEQAHRFQRLANENSLRAMRIEDIDGFEVTAVIMPDDDTREFYEHHASDLHPIGRLLGKAYRDPGKPVYDLSPEERKEWESGNQPVDEFEFFLEEDLLKECYPGMKVITSVFELNCGLHFFDEIFTAYSSVYTVLVNDLMFGWKKPKDLVNGEDTEDKDEDGKGESGARNEEQEAEDCI; translated from the exons ATGGAGGTTCCAGGCGACTCCCAGATCCAGTCCCAGGGCCTCCGCATCCGTACCGTCACTAACGACAACCCGCAGCCCGATTCTCCCAAAGAAGACACCCGGTCTGCTGCCGACCCTTCCCAGCAGCTCCGGGTTGGCGATGCGGACGAGGAAGGAAATGAGGAGAATAACATCACGGTCGACTGGGTTCATCCCACGCggcaagagaagaaaaaaaagtggAGGAGCAAGAAGTCCAAGAGCAAGCGTGGAAGG ACCAAACCAACCGGTTTTGAGGAGTACTACGTCGATGCACCTATTACCCCCGAGCAGTATAGCCAGGAGCGAGATATTTACGATGAGACCCGGCCTATCATTCA CCGCATGGAGGACGCAATCTTGCGCTTCCAGAAAAACCGTCGTATTGAATCGGACCGTCGAGAGATTTTCACCAAGTACCTGGCGTACGGAGGCGTGGACGTCGGCCCTAAGATGTTTGGCGGTGTGGATGACCACGATCTAAGGGAAATGGACAACGAGGAGATCCTCTTGACGAGAGGCCAAGCGAGCATTGCGCAGGAGCGAGCCGATCTGGTGATTGACTTTAATGCCGTGGTCAAGGGTTATCT AACCTCTTACTTCCCATACTACTTCAACCCCGAATCCGAAGACATGATTAAGATGGCCATCGTTACGATCCGCAACTTTCTCTCGTACCTTATGTACCACGACGTCTGCCCGGAATACAACGCGAACATCGATGAGGCTCGCAAGTCCTGCGACATCGCGGGCAAGGAACTCTGGCGCAATCAGCAATTGACCGCGAAATCCCCGGGCGACTTTAATAGGGCAAGCTCGACCCTTTTCGGTGGCTTCTTTTTCGATAACTATGTCGAAGACGACCAGTGGTTGAACCCCAAAGATGATACGGTGCGCATGACCAACGAAATCGCGCGCAAAGTGGTCAAGTTTGCCCTAGTGGGTGCCGGAACCGATGAGCAGGCCCACCGTTTCCAGCGGCTTGCGAACGAGAACAGTCTGCGAGCTATGCGAATTGAAGATATTGACGGGTTCGAAGTGACGGCCGTGATAATGCCTGATGATGACACTCGGGAATTCTACGAGCACCACGCTTCTGATCTGCACCCCATCGGACGATTGCTGGGTAAAGCGTATCGTGACCCAGGCAAGCCTGTGTACGACCTCAGTCCTGAAGAACGGAAGGAATGGGAGTCGGGAAATCAGCCCGTGGATGAGTTTGAGTTCTTTCTCGAGGAAGACCTGCTGAAGGAATGCTATCCAGGGATGAAGGTGATCACGTCGGTGTTCGAGCTGAACTGCGGACTGCATTTCTTTGATGAGATCTTCACGGCGTATAGCTCAGTTTACACGGTGCTGGTGAATGATCTCATGTTTGGAtggaagaagccaaaggATTTGGTGAATGGAGAGGATACCGAAGacaaggatgaggatggcAAGGGTGAATCTGGAGCAAGAAACGAGGAGCAGGAAGCAGAGGATTGCATCTGA
- a CDS encoding inositol polyphosphate multikinase (COG:I,K,T;~EggNog:ENOG410QDKF;~InterPro:IPR005522;~PFAM:PF03770;~go_function: GO:0016301 - kinase activity [Evidence IEA];~go_process: GO:0032958 - inositol phosphate biosynthetic process [Evidence IEA]): MPSPSKSETLEHDNFVAFDHAAAGHDGVRCTLSGSLIAKPCTPAEVEFYESCALHPAFRELIPTYIGTLSSAGDKQQPQQQPSLAVPAAADTPQSDPTGTPTVKPASPYGRKIDTELSIVLENIAAGFKRPNVLDVKLGARLWADDARPEKRAKLDSVSQQTTSSSLGLRICGMKVYTGENGESDEGGLTNPYDAKHEGREGKKGEVVEKDGFKRYDKWYGRSLTEGNVKEGFEAFFAGAKLGGVDRSKLIAKRVIEELKRVQQTLEAEESRMYSASVLIVYEGDPEALEHALEEEKKALDKPPTQDDDEEGEDEEVSLEELQQDGTLQLVDVNNLGQAGIPQQAINIPIDPSTVADLGDEDDEEEDVPKVYDLRLIDFAHAQWTPGQGPDENSLRGVRNLIKVLDGIVE; encoded by the exons aTGCCATCGCCGTCGAAATCGGAAACTCTCGAGCACGACAACTTTGTCGCTTTTGACCACGCCGCTGCTGGACA CGACGGCGTCCGCTGCACCCTCTCCGGCTCCTTAATCGCAAAGCCGTGCACCCCCGCGGAAGTCGAGTTCTACGAATCTTGCGCCCTCCATCCTGCATTCCGGGAGCTCATCCCTACCTACATCGGTACCCTCTCGTCTGCAGGCGACAAGCAACagccacaacaacaaccgtcCCTCGCAGTCCCCGCCGCCGCAGACACCCCGCAGTCCGACCCGACAGGCACGCCTACGGTAAAACCAGCCTCCCCCTACGGGCGAAAAATCGATACTGAGTTGTCGATTGTGCTGGAGAATATAGCCGCTGGGTTCAAGAGGCCGAATGTGTTGGATGTCAAGTTGGGAGCGCGGCTCTGGGCAGATGATGCCCGGCCGGAGAAGCGCGCTAAGCTAGATTCCGTTTCTCAGCAGACGACTAGCTCGAGTCTTGGGCTCCGGATTTGCGGTATGAAAGTGTATACCGGTGAGAATGGAGAGAGCGACGAGGGTGGTCTTACCAATCCGTACGATGCGAAGCATGAagggagggaggggaagaagggcgAGGTCGTTGAGAAGGACGGCTTCAAGCGCTACGATAAGTGGTACGGACGGTCGTTAACCGAGGGTAATGTCAAGGAAGGCTTCGAGGCCTTCTTCGCTGGTGCGAAGCTGGGCGGCGTGGACCGCTCGAAGCTCATCGCGAAACGGGTAATTGAGGAGCTGAAGCGTGTGCAACAGACGCTTGAAGCGGAGGAGAGCAGGATGTACTCCGCCAGCGTTCTGATCGTCTACGAAGGTGACCCGGAAGCGCTGGAGCACGCgcttgaggaggaaaagaaggctTTGGACAAACCACCAACGCaggatgacgacgaggaaggcgaggatgaagaagtgaGCTTAGAAGAGCTCCAGCAGGATGGTACCCTGCAACTAGTTGATGTCAACAACCTGGGGCAAGCTGGAATTCCCCAGCAAGCCATCAACATCCCCATCGATCCCAGCACCGTTGCAGACCTCggtgacgaggacgacgaggaggaggatgtcCCGAAGGTTTATGACCTTCGTTTGATCGACTTTGCCCACGCCCAGTGGACTCCAGGCCAGGGACCTGACGAGAACTCGCTTCGGGGTGTGCGGAACTTGATCAAGGTTCTCGACGGGATTGTTGAATGA
- a CDS encoding putative TFIID and and SAGA complex TAF10 subunit (COG:K;~EggNog:ENOG410PNVU;~InterPro:IPR003923;~PFAM:PF03540;~go_component: GO:0005634 - nucleus [Evidence IEA];~go_process: GO:0006352 - DNA-templated transcription, initiation [Evidence IEA]) — MADQQQPPVQPQASFSQPPSQTTESQDQQQAQAQGQSEPQPQTETSVKQEPDATNPDLDVAIEQEDIDMNNSENTAGAAANANREGGNDGLGNPLQEAVPTSVDALAAAAAPSKKETSLKEFLGKMDDYAPIIPDAVTAHYLTLAGLPPPGHGPNQTPPHLARLLSLAAQKFIADIAADSYQYARIRASNSSSASNPMGSLNAASGLVPGAGAGAGAAGGGAGVSGESGKGKAGTHLGIQRPGFGGGGSGGSGQGRTVLTMEDLGMAVGEYGVSVKRGEFYR, encoded by the exons ATGGCcgaccaacaacaacctcccGTGCAGCCGCAGGCGTCATTCTCGCAGCCCCCATCGCAAACAACCGAATCGCAAGACCAGCAACAAGCACAAGCACAGGGACAATCCGAACCGCAACCGCAGACAGAAACATCAGTAAAGCAGGAGCCCGACGCGACCAATCCGGATCTGGACGTCGCGATCGAGCAGGAAGACATCGATATGAACAACAGCGAGAATACGGCTGGCGCTGCTGCCAACGCGAACAGGGAAGGAGGGAATGATGGGCTGGGGAATCCGTTGCAGGAGGCTGTTCCTACGTCGGTCGATGCGCTCGCTGCGGCGGCCGCGCCGTCGAAGAAGGAGACCAGTCTCAAAGAATTTTTGGGGAAGATGGATGATTATGCGCCTATT ATCCCCGACGCCGTAACAGCCCACTACCTCACCCTGGCCGGCCTTCCACCCCCCGGCCACGGCCCCAACCAAACACCACCACACCTCGCGCGcctcctctccctcgccGCCCAGAAATTCATCGCCGACATCGCCGCGGACTCCTACCAATACGCCCGTATCCGTGCCTCCAACAGCTCCTCCGCGAGTAACCCCATGGGCAGCCTGAACGCGGCCTCTGGTCTGGTCCCTGGGGCCGGTGCAGGAGCCGGTGCTGCGGGCGGCGGTGCTGGTGTGTCCGGGGAGTCTGGGAAGGGGAAGGCGGGGACGCATTTGGGGATTCAGAGGCCTGGTTTTGGGGGTGGTGGGAGTGGGGGGTCTGGGCAGGGACGGACGGTGCTTACGATGGAGGATTTGGGGATGGCGGTTGGGGAGTATGGGGTCAGTGTTAAGAGGGGGGAGTTTTATCgatag
- the RSM19 gene encoding mitochondrial 37S ribosomal uS19m domain-containing protein (COG:J;~EggNog:ENOG410PR40;~InterPro:IPR002222,IPR020934,IPR023575;~PFAM:PF00203;~go_component: GO:0005840 - ribosome [Evidence IEA];~go_function: GO:0003723 - RNA binding [Evidence IEA];~go_function: GO:0003735 - structural constituent of ribosome [Evidence IEA];~go_process: GO:0006412 - translation [Evidence IEA]): MLCSVVHTTMQCLHNSEQFEQKIHIANTPQTTLEAIQTIAKMFPTRALFARSVWKGPNIVPLPLPRQVPPPPNHPPIKTQKRAATILPNFVGLKFAVHNGKTYHEVVITEEMVGRKLGEYVPTRKRFTYKLSKNK, encoded by the exons ATGCTATGTTCTGTTGTGCACACAACTATGCAGTGCTTACATAATTCGGAACAATTTGAACAAAAGATCCATATCGCAAACACTCCGCAGACAACACTCGAAGCAATACAGACCATTGCCAAAATGTTCCCTACTCGCGCGCTCTTTGCGCGGTCGGTCTGGAAGG GCCCGAATATCGTTCC CCTTCCTCTCCCCCGCCAAGTCCCCCCACCACCGAACCACCCTCCGATCAAGACGCAAAAGCGAGCCGCAACCATCCTCCCGAACTTTGTGGGCCTGAAATTCGCCGTGCATAATGGGAAGACGTACCATGAGGTCGTAATTACCGAGGAGATGGTTGGGAGGAAGCTGGGGGAGTATGTTCC CACGCGGAAGAGGTTCACGTATAAGCTGTCGAAGAACAAATAG